Proteins encoded in a region of the Vanessa atalanta chromosome 23, ilVanAtal1.2, whole genome shotgun sequence genome:
- the LOC125073014 gene encoding protein polybromo-1 isoform X3 has product MSKRRRASSVASRGADGDESDDGIELSNPGPPPARKKKKLEPSEICQQLYDIIRTYKKEDGTLLCDSFIRAPKRRQEPQYYEVVSQPIDLLRVQQKLKTDTYEDIEELSADIELLVNNAKAFYKSDSDEYKDACELWKLYSKHRMALESGEEAKTQKLSRNGSSSRRSDVAEDLSETSTNNEEENIFEELFNAVMMAHIDGRPLYTDFQFLPSKRRYPEYFSIIESPIDLKTIAQKIQVGEYSNLNELERDLILMVRNACLFNEPGSQIYKDAKALKKVIHARKQELEQHGRNKTSERIRSKRSSRAAPAPSARALAIMEPPGGDVAYVKHSEDSGDSDEDKVDNEDSPQWKLLDVIRNHLGPSGSPMADPFWKLPSRREYPDYYKEIKNPVSLNQIKNKIRRGSYGTLSEVAGDMNIMFENAKQYNVPSSRLYKDAVKLQRLMQQRVQEMLDIVQSSSSDDESLSSVKNQAQANTPRPRGRPRLNPNPSSAPSPSPSPIIQKTNLPLKKKLHYISKQLVEFTCSDGRQPMLLFMEKPSKKLYPEYYNVIDRPIDMLTIEANIKNDRYNSMDEMVSDFRLMFSNCRQFNEEGSMIYEDANLLERVMNEKLKEINSNYERKTPLKTFKAAKSKQLSPFEQKLRTLYDAIRDYRDPKVNRQLALIFMKLPSKTEYPDYYELIKNPIDMEKIAHKLKNGVYNAVNELASDFILMFDNACKYNEPDSQIYKDALILQRVCLQTKQLLREDDDAVPDVPAAVQELLLNLFTSVYNHQDEEGRCYSDSMAELPEHDEAANGEKVRAISLDLVKRRLDKGLYKRLDHFQQDMFAVFERARRLSRTDSQIFEDSVELQSYFTEQRDALCRGTLSSPALAFTRDTIATSVELVKQCKLLQENDDEDETRSSTDESMPSGAAPPHSQYGKGDFVYVQPEKGSKEPSVVQLQRMWTNAEGVPMVYVSVYFRPHETFHVRTRKFLQQEVFKTETHRTLPLDHIIGRCYVMNVKEYFKFRPEGYLDKDVYVCESRYNSKNRCFKKLKAWEGAEKEAALIPREIHLEPNRTVSVFRERVEKHKDELAELEVLENVQEKERPDVVMYNPLGTDDENTYYEQYNTVCSGVIKTGDYVYVVTDGGKQLIAQVDTIWETGDNKCYFRGPFLIFPSEVSNIISKPFYKQEVLLTTMHDTSPLVGIVGKCAVLDYDDYLKCRPTEISENDVYVCESVYDESNRIARKLKSGLRKFEHTKDVTVDEIYYFPKQLGPPALASAQDVQSSSSAFAQKPFNPNVNADSMDGKPQFTNLINTTIGSQDVEMILENSLDDSSLASPATPLSIGGNSNPYNPSMTPSSQERSSSQTTATPASSKKKKEQKQKIVTGYILYSSEVRKAIVANNPESTFGEISRIVGNEWRSLPASNKQSWEERAARCNEETAARLAEEMRELSQHIPMEMTYECAWDTCDYQFEDLADCMEHCIGDGGNTGHVQQHYRSGGSSASGSGSGSGSGSGGEYPCLWRNCARVRKGQAPFPNLPRLLRHVRDLHVNKGNGRMMAVHERSRNFVLSSKKPPKVYSTSFRSGLMSPGGMSPMARNTPSPGAGEAARPGLDPLFVHAPPRAQRVTHSEAYIRYIEGLHSEQKYITPWEKSLTPMPANPDPSHFNMQKLPSHWITEEAVNGYLQQDKNLSETDVQKMDQNTKILKGLCALRDFMMRDALSIYKSY; this is encoded by the exons ATGAGTAAAAGACGACGCGCGTCGTCGGTAGCAAGTAGAGGTGCTGATGGTGACGAAAGTGATGATGGAATAGAGCTTAGTAATCCTGGACCTCCACCAGCacgaaaaaagaagaaattggAGCcg AGTGAAATTTGCCAGCAATTGTATGACATTATTCGTACATATAAGAAGGAGGATGGTACGTTATTATGCGACTCTTTTATAAGAGCTCCAAAGAGGCGGCAAGAACCCCAATATTATGAAGTTGTATCTCAACCAATTGATTTGTTACGA GTACAACAAAAACTCAAAACAGACACTTATGAGGATATTGAAGAACTATCAGCGGACATTGAATTATTAGTCAATAATGCCAAGGCCTTTTATAAGTCTGATTCTGATGAATACAAAGATGCCTGCGAACTTTGGAAACTGTATTCTAAACATAGAATGGCACTTGAAagtg GTGAAGAGGCTAAAACACAGAAATTATCACGAAATGGCTCTTCCAGTCGGAGATCAGACGTTGCTGAGGATTTATCTGAGACATCCACTAACAATGAGGAGGAAAATATCTTTGAAGAACTATTTAATGCT GTTATGATGGCTCATATAGATGGAAGACCATTATATACAGATTTCCAATTTCTGCCATCGAAACGACGGTATCCAGAATACTTTAGTATAATAGAATCTCCTATTGATCTTAAAACAATTGCACAAAAGATACAAGTTGGCGAGTACTCGAATTTAAATGAGTTGGAGAGAGACCTGATACTTATGGTTAGGAATGCGTGTTTATTCAATGAACCAGGCAGTCAGATATATAAAGATGCAAAAGCTCTGAAGAAG GTGATCCACGCGCGCAAGCAGGAGCTGGAGCAGCACGGACGCAACAAGACGTCGGAGCGCATCCGCAGCAAGCGCTCGtcgcgcgccgcgcccgcgccctcCGCGCGCGCGCTCGCCATCATGGAGCCGCCCGGGGGGGACGTCGCCTACGTCaag CACTCTGAAGACAGCGGCGATAGTGATGAGGATAAAGTTGACAATGAAGATTCTCCGCAGTGGAAGCTTCTTGACGTCATCAGGAATCACTTAGGACCCAGTG gATCTCCAATGGCTGATCCGTTCTGGAAGCTTCCATCGCGTCGCGAATATCCAGACTATTACAAAGAGATAAAGAACCCAGTGTCCTTGAATCAAATTAAGAATAAGATCAGACGAGGCAGCTATGGAACACTGTCAGAAGTAGCTGGTGATATGAATATTATGTTTGAGAACGCTAAACAGTATAATGTGCCTTCCTCGAGGTTGTATAAAGACGCTGTTAAATTGCAAAG ATTAATGCAACAGCGCGTACAAGAAATGCTTGACATCGTACAGAGCTCATCGAGTGACGACGAGAGCTTATCGTCTGTTAAGAATCAGGCGCAGGCTAACACCCCGCGACCAAGAG GTCGTCCCCGTCTCAACCCGAACCCGTCTTCAGCTCCCTCACCATCCCCCTCCCCGATCATACAGAAAACGAACCTCCCACTAAAAAAGAAGCTACACTACATATCTAAACAGCTGGTAGAGTTTACGTGTTCAGATGGAAGACAGCCCATGTTGTTGTTCATGGAGAAACCAAGCAAGAAGCTGTATCCTGAATACTATAATGTTATAGACCGACCCATTGATATGTTGACTATCGAAGCAAATATtaag AATGACAGATACAATAGTATGGACGAAATGGTCTCTGATTTCcgcttaatgttttcaaattgtcGTCAATTCAACGAAGAAGGTTCCATGATATATGAAGATGCGAATCTTCTCGAACGCGTCATGAACGAGAAATTAAAGGAGattaatagtaattatgaaAGGAAAACTCCGCTAAAGACATTCAAAGCAGCCAAGTCGAAACAGTTGTCGCCTTTCGAACAGAAATTGAGAACATTGTATGATGCCATCAGGGACTACAGAGATCCAAAGG TAAATCGCCAATTAGCCTTAATCTTCATGAAGCTGCCAAGTAAAACCGAATACCCGGATTACTACGAGCTAATAAAAAATCCGATAGATATGGAGAAGATCGCTCACAAATTGAAGAACGGAGTATACAACGCTGTCAACGAACTCGCGTCGGATTTCATACTAATGTTCGACAATGCCTGCAAGTATAATGAACCGGACTCGCAGATATATAAGGACGCGCTGATATTGCAACGCGTTTGCTTACAAACGAAACAATTGTTAAG AGAGGATGACGATGCAGTCCCCGACGTTCCAGCTGCGGTGCAAGAACTACTGCTAAACTTATTCACATCGGTATACAATCACCAAGACGAGGAGGGGAG ATGCTACTCCGACAGTATGGCTGAACTTCCAGAACACGACGAAGCGGCTAATGGAGAAAAAGTACGCGCTATTTCCCTAGATTTGGTTAAACGGAGGCTGGACAAGGGCCTGTACAAGAGATTGGACCACTTCCAACAAGACATGTTTGCTGTTTTCGAACG CGCCCGGCGACTGTCCCGCACGGACAGCCAGATCTTCGAGGACTCTGTGGAGCTGCAGTCGTACTTCACGGAGCAGCGCGACGCGCTGTGCCGCGGCACGCTGTCGTCGCCCGCGCTGGCCTTCACGCGCGACACCATCGCCACCAGCGTCGAGCTCGTCAAGCAGTGCAAGCTGCTGCAGGAGAACGACGACGAGGACGAGACCAG ATCGAGTACGGACGAGTCTATGCCGTCCGGTGCGGCGCCTCCCCACAGCCAGTACGGCAAGGGAGACTTCGTGTACGTACAGCCGGAGAAGGGCAGCAAGGAGCCCTCCGTGGTGCAGCTGCAGCGCATGTGGACCAACGCGGAAGGAGTGCCCATGGTCTACGTCAGCGTCTACTTCAG GCCTCACGAAACGTTCCACGTGCGCACGCGCAAATTCCTGCAGCAAGAAGTGTTCAAGACGGAGACTCATCGCACACTGCCGCTCGATCACATCATTGGAAGATGCTATGTCATGAACGTCAAGGAGTACTTCAAGTTTAGACCTGAAG GCTATTTGGACAAGGACGTATATGTTTGTGAGAGTCGTTACAACAGCAAAAACCGCTGTTTTAAGAAGCTCAAGGCATGGGAAGGCGCTGAAAAAGAAGCCGCACTTATACCCCGAGAG attcATCTAGAGCCAAACAGAACAGTTTCAGTATTCCGTGAACGAGTTGAGAAACATAAGGATGAACTCGCCGAATTGGAAGTTTTGGAAAATGTTCAAGAAAAAGAGAGACCC GATGTGGTGATGTACAACCCGCTGGGCACGGACGACGAGAACACCTACTACGAGCAGTACAACACCGTGTGCTCCGGGGTCATCAAGACGGGCGACTACGTGTACGTCGTAACTGACGGCGGCAAGCAGCTCATCGCGCAGGTCGACACCATCTGGGAGACGGGCGA TAATAAGTGTTACTTCCGTGGACCGTTTTTGATCTTTCCCTCCGAAGTATCGAACATTATCAGCAAG CCATTCTACAAACAAGAGGTGCTCCTGACGACCATGCACGATACAAGCCCTCTTGTTGGCATTGTTGGAAAGTGTGCCGTTCTTGACTATGATGATTATCTCAAAT GTCGGCCCACCGAGATATCGGAGAACGACGTGTACGTTTGTGAATCCGTGTACGACGAGTCTAATCGCATCGCGAGGAAACTCAAGTCCGGTCTGCGGAAGTTTGAGCACACGAAGGACGTCACTGTGGACGAG ATATACTACTTCCCCAAGCAACTGGGCCCGCCTGCTCTCGCTTCAGCTCAGGACGTGCAGTCTTCGTCCAGCGCTTTCGCTCAGAAACCGTTCAACCCGAATGTTAATGCGGACTCGATG gATGGAAAACCACAATTTACAAATCTCATCAACACTACAATCGGTAGTCAAGATGTCGAAATGATTTTAGAAAATTCTCTCGACGACTCATCACTGGCGTCGCCCGCCACACCGCTCTCTATTG GTGGTAACAGCAACCCCTATAACCCGTCAATGACGCCGTCAAGTCAAGAGCGATCGAGTAGTCAGACGACTGCGACACCGGCGAGCAGCAAGAAGAAGAAAGAACAGAAACAGAAGATCGTCACTGGATACATTCTCTACTCGAGCGAAGTACGGAAAGCTATCGTGGCGAATAATCCAGAGTCAACATTTG GCGAGATCTCCCGCATCGTGGGTAACGAGTGGCGCTCCTTGCCCGCCTCCAACAAGCAGAGCTGGGAAGAACGCGCCGCGCGCTGCAACGAGGAGACCGCCGCCAGGCTCGCCGAGGAGATGCGCGAGTTGTCGCAGCAC ATACCCATGGAGATGACGTACGAGTGTGCGTGGGACACGTGCGACTATCAGTTCGAAGACCTTGCCGATTGTATGGAGCACTGTATTGGTGATGGTGGTAATA CGGGTCACGTGCAGCAACACTACCGCTCGGGCGGTTCTAGCGCCAGTGGCAGCGGGAGTGGGAGCGGAAGCGGTAGCGGTGGCGAGTACCCGTGTCTGTGGCGCAACTGCGCACGGGTGAGGAAGGGACAGGCGCCCTTCCCTAACCTACCGCGACTGCTGCGACACGTGCGGGACCTGCATGTCAACAAAGGCAATGGACGCATGATGGCAGTACACGAACGGTCACG AAATTTCGTTCTGTCTTCTAAGAAACCGCCCAAGGTATACTCGACTAGTTTTCGTAGTGGGCTAATGTCTCCAGGAG GCATGTCCCCGATGGCGCGCAACACGCCGTCGCCGGGCGCGGGCGAGGCGGCGCGGCCCGGCCTCGACCCGCTCTTCGTGCacgcgccgccgcgcgcgcaGCGCGTCACGCACTCCGAAGCCTACATACG ATATATTGAAGGTCTGCATTCAGAGCAGAAGTATATAACACCGTGGGAGAAATCCCTCACACCGATGCCGGCCAACCCGGACCCGTCGCATTTCAATATGCAAAAGCTACCTTCTCACTGGATCACCGAGGAAGCTGTCAACGGTTACTTACAACAAGATAAAAATCTCTCTGAGACTGATGTACAGAAAATGGATCAAAATACAAAGATTTTGAAAGGACTGTGTGCGCTCCGAGATTTTATGATGAGAGAtgctttatctatatataagagCTACtga